In Rattus norvegicus strain BN/NHsdMcwi chromosome 1, GRCr8, whole genome shotgun sequence, a genomic segment contains:
- the Tcf21 gene encoding transcription factor 21, which produces MSTGSLSDVEDLQEVEMLDCDSLKVDSNKEFGTSNESTEEGSNCENGSPQKGRGGLGKRRKAPTKKSPLSGVSQEGKQVQRNAANARERARMRVLSKAFSRLKTTLPWVPPDTKLSKLDTLRLASSYIAHLRQILANDKYENGYIHPVNLTWPFMVAGKPESDLKEVVTASRLCGTTAS; this is translated from the exons ATGTCCACTGGCtccctcagcgatgtagaagacCTTCAAGAGGTGGAGATGCTGGACTGTGACTCCCTGAAAGTGGATTCCAACAAGGAGTTTGGAACTTCCAATGAGAGCACCGAGGAGGGTTCCAACTGCGAGAACGGGTCTCCACAGAAGGGTCGTGGTGGCCTGGGCAAGAGGAGGAAGGCGCCCACCAAGAAAAGCCCGCTGAGCGGGGTCAGCCAGGAGGGCAAGCAGGTCCAGCGCAACGCGGCCAATGCACGCGAGCGGGCCCGCATGCGGGTGCTGAGCAAGGCCTTCTCCAGGCTCAAGACTACCCTTCCCTGGGTGCCCCCGGACACCAAGCTCTCCAAGCTGGACACTCTCAGGCTGGCGTCCAGCTACATCGCGCACCTGAGGCAGATCCTGGCCAACGACAAGTACGAGAATGGTTACATTCACCCAGTCAACCTG ACTTGGCCCTTTATGGTGGCCGGCAAACCTGAGAGTGACCTAAAGGAAGTGGTGACCGCGAGCCGCTTGTGTGGAACCACCGCATCCTGA